From Pseudothermotoga thermarum DSM 5069, a single genomic window includes:
- a CDS encoding extracellular solute-binding protein codes for MKRLLTFLIVTLTITLLATTVRVLLWDDALTQALRQGIPEFEKTTGIKVELELVPSGTLLQKTLISVTAKSADYDLIAVDEPNIPLLAPILLPLAYWPETKFYTRPSMADIMPLALAAGQWRGQFMGLPVNSNVYIWLTRKDIIEQYKEEFKKEYGYEMRVPQTLQELLDMSKFLAKKGIYGWAPFTKPTEGATCEAIWMFESFGTSVLEVTPDGYKVVLDKSKAVEAINFYKELLKYAPPGALDYGHAERVAAFARGEVFSMFNWPALVPDIENPEKSLVAGRIAYTAPPAGPAKRAAIRGCWIVAIPLAAKEKAAAAEFAYWWMSLETGRKLIPFGLTPARESLLRDPQYVVERPWFEGIYLSMNYAVERPRFEKYPEVSQIIRTHWLDAISGKISPEVAVDRMVNDINALLKKYGY; via the coding sequence ATGAAAAGACTGTTAACCTTTCTTATTGTCACGCTAACTATCACCCTTCTAGCCACAACTGTAAGAGTCCTTCTTTGGGATGATGCTCTTACACAAGCTTTGCGACAGGGTATACCAGAATTCGAAAAAACCACTGGAATAAAGGTGGAATTAGAACTCGTTCCAAGTGGTACTTTGCTACAAAAAACCCTAATAAGTGTAACTGCGAAAAGTGCAGACTACGATTTAATAGCAGTTGACGAACCAAACATACCACTTCTTGCACCAATTTTGCTCCCACTTGCATATTGGCCTGAAACGAAGTTTTATACTAGACCAAGTATGGCGGACATAATGCCACTGGCTCTTGCAGCTGGTCAATGGAGAGGTCAGTTCATGGGACTTCCTGTGAACTCAAACGTCTACATCTGGTTGACCAGAAAAGATATCATCGAACAGTACAAGGAAGAATTCAAGAAAGAATACGGCTATGAAATGAGAGTTCCTCAAACTTTACAGGAACTACTTGATATGTCGAAGTTTTTGGCAAAGAAGGGCATATACGGATGGGCACCGTTCACAAAACCAACCGAAGGTGCGACTTGCGAAGCTATATGGATGTTTGAAAGTTTTGGTACCAGCGTGCTCGAAGTCACCCCAGATGGTTATAAAGTTGTCTTGGACAAATCCAAAGCTGTCGAAGCCATTAATTTCTACAAAGAACTTCTCAAATACGCTCCTCCTGGTGCGCTGGACTATGGTCATGCAGAACGTGTAGCAGCTTTCGCACGTGGAGAAGTCTTCTCGATGTTCAACTGGCCTGCACTTGTTCCTGATATTGAAAATCCCGAGAAATCGCTGGTGGCCGGTAGAATCGCTTACACAGCTCCACCTGCTGGGCCAGCGAAAAGAGCCGCAATCAGGGGATGTTGGATCGTGGCCATACCTTTGGCTGCCAAAGAAAAAGCCGCTGCCGCTGAGTTTGCATATTGGTGGATGTCGCTGGAAACAGGTAGAAAACTTATACCGTTTGGCCTCACACCAGCAAGAGAATCTTTGTTAAGAGATCCACAATACGTTGTCGAAAGACCATGGTTTGAAGGAATATACCTTTCGATGAACTATGCGGTTGAAAGACCACGCTTTGAAAAATATCCAGAGGTATCCCAAATTATAAGGACTCATTGGTTAGATGCAATATCTGGCAAGATCAGCCCAGAAGTGGCAGTTGATAGGATGGTGAACGATATCAATGCTTTGCTCAAGAAATACGGTTACTAA
- a CDS encoding transaldolase family protein, with translation MLFFLDSAKLDEIEYAIKNWKIDGITTNPKHLMTAGMKMDEFIKKIKPMVEGTHITVSLEIDPHLQDPEKMIEQARNLATLSENFVIKIPATEPGFIALEKLAKENVKVNMTLIFNVLQALQAAKLGAYYISPFVGWKEERGDFDKDFIATIVKAVKNYGFKSKILIAAVRNLKHFEEAALAGADIITAGFEVYKRGFENPYVKLGLEIFCDAWQKIQ, from the coding sequence ATGCTATTCTTCTTGGACAGTGCAAAACTTGATGAGATTGAATATGCAATCAAAAATTGGAAGATCGATGGAATCACAACAAACCCCAAACACCTTATGACTGCAGGTATGAAAATGGACGAATTCATCAAAAAAATTAAACCTATGGTTGAAGGAACACACATAACGGTGAGTTTGGAAATCGATCCACATCTACAAGACCCAGAAAAAATGATAGAACAAGCAAGAAATTTGGCAACTTTATCGGAGAACTTCGTGATAAAAATCCCAGCAACAGAACCTGGCTTCATCGCCCTTGAAAAGCTTGCGAAAGAAAACGTGAAAGTTAACATGACGTTGATTTTCAACGTTTTGCAAGCACTCCAAGCCGCTAAACTTGGGGCTTACTACATAAGCCCATTCGTCGGTTGGAAAGAAGAAAGAGGAGATTTCGATAAGGACTTCATAGCAACCATTGTAAAAGCTGTTAAGAACTACGGTTTCAAATCCAAGATTTTGATAGCTGCGGTTAGAAATTTAAAACATTTTGAAGAAGCAGCACTTGCCGGTGCGGATATCATAACCGCTGGATTTGAGGTTTACAAAAGAGGTTTTGAAAATCCCTATGTAAAACTTGGCCTTGAGATATTCTGCGACGCTTGGCAAAAGATTCAATAA
- the rlmN gene encoding 23S rRNA (adenine(2503)-C(2))-methyltransferase RlmN translates to MNILGFSYEEFVEEIVKLGLERYRADQVLDWVYQKLVFSFDQMTNLSKEHRRLLPQHFSIDLPKVVEKKVSKFDKTTKYLFELKDGNTIESVLLFHEGYATACISTQVGCPIRCSFCATGQSGFVRNLEVDEIVSQILAIEADSRQKIRNVVYMGMGEPLLNYDNVVKSVRILNHKKMKNIGIRRITISTVGIPEKIIKLGQEGLDINLAISLHASSNEKRMQIIPLASKYAIEEILDAAKQFQQNTDRRVTIEYILIKEFNDYDEDARRLAKILKEMKMKVFVNLIPVNPALPGLERPSIWKINRFKEILVESGIEAEVRREKGVDIEAACGQLRLRALQKR, encoded by the coding sequence TTGAACATTTTGGGATTTAGCTATGAAGAGTTCGTTGAAGAAATTGTGAAACTTGGGCTTGAAAGGTACAGGGCCGACCAGGTGCTGGACTGGGTTTATCAAAAGCTTGTCTTTTCTTTCGATCAAATGACAAACCTTTCCAAGGAGCACCGTCGGCTTTTGCCTCAACATTTCTCGATTGACTTACCAAAAGTTGTTGAGAAAAAGGTTTCAAAGTTCGATAAAACCACAAAGTATCTGTTCGAATTGAAGGATGGTAACACGATAGAATCGGTTCTGCTTTTCCACGAAGGTTACGCGACGGCGTGTATATCCACCCAAGTCGGTTGTCCTATTCGCTGTTCATTTTGCGCGACTGGTCAAAGCGGCTTTGTCAGAAACCTCGAGGTGGACGAAATCGTCTCGCAGATTCTGGCAATAGAAGCCGATAGCAGGCAGAAAATACGCAACGTTGTGTACATGGGTATGGGCGAACCTTTGCTGAACTACGACAACGTGGTGAAAAGCGTTAGAATCCTAAATCACAAGAAGATGAAAAACATCGGTATAAGGAGGATAACCATAAGCACCGTTGGCATACCGGAAAAGATCATCAAGCTTGGGCAAGAAGGACTGGACATCAATCTTGCTATTTCGCTTCATGCTTCAAGCAACGAAAAAAGAATGCAGATAATACCGCTTGCAAGCAAGTATGCCATCGAGGAAATTTTGGATGCCGCAAAACAATTTCAACAAAACACTGATAGAAGGGTAACCATAGAGTACATATTGATAAAAGAGTTCAACGACTACGACGAAGATGCACGAAGATTGGCGAAGATTTTGAAGGAGATGAAGATGAAAGTTTTTGTGAATTTGATACCAGTCAATCCAGCTTTGCCCGGTCTTGAAAGGCCTTCCATTTGGAAGATAAACAGGTTCAAAGAAATATTAGTTGAATCCGGTATAGAAGCGGAAGTAAGACGCGAGAAAGGAGTTGACATAGAAGCAGCATGCGGTCAACTAAGACTAAGGGCTTTGCAAAAACGCTGA
- a CDS encoding carbohydrate ABC transporter permease yields MSSIVSVTLGAMAAYGLTRFRFKINELIVFGLLMLRMIPQISLSVPFYMIFRSLGLNDTLIGLSLAHISFNLPYVIALLLPFFSSIPKEYEEAAKVDGCKGFQIFLRIFFPLASAGIVVATVFAFLMSWNEFIYALVLTGSKAKTAPVVVNAFLGQYAPLWGQLSAAGTIMLLPVFVVTLSLQKYIIKGLSAGGIKG; encoded by the coding sequence TTGTCGTCGATTGTCTCTGTCACTCTTGGGGCTATGGCTGCATATGGTTTAACCAGATTTAGATTCAAAATCAACGAACTCATTGTTTTTGGTTTGCTGATGCTCAGGATGATTCCACAAATATCCCTTTCTGTTCCCTTTTACATGATTTTCCGCTCACTTGGTTTGAATGACACTTTGATTGGTCTTTCTCTTGCGCATATAAGTTTTAACTTACCATATGTGATAGCCTTGCTGCTTCCTTTCTTTTCAAGCATTCCAAAGGAATACGAAGAAGCCGCAAAAGTTGATGGTTGCAAAGGTTTTCAAATATTCTTGCGAATATTCTTCCCGCTTGCATCGGCTGGTATCGTTGTCGCAACTGTTTTTGCTTTCTTGATGAGCTGGAACGAGTTCATATACGCCTTGGTCTTAACTGGTTCAAAGGCTAAAACCGCACCGGTGGTTGTCAACGCATTCTTGGGTCAGTACGCTCCACTTTGGGGGCAGCTTTCAGCCGCCGGAACAATAATGCTTTTGCCGGTTTTTGTCGTAACGCTCAGTTTGCAAAAGTACATAATAAAGGGATTGTCAGCTGGTGGAATAAAAGGATAA
- a CDS encoding DUF4895 domain-containing protein, translating into MIKLGPESVTQILASYLERIETSQPFEMFQKHKERLDQFHRHAVLSAVWKENHFSVFSLIDIYGRKILGISLSNPFEKNLSLYSTSNVDFLLSEIFSKLFDQQPQFQKSAVIKLPFQSKAIAVVGEDEFLEKEIFKEKIHSLSFFTFASKINEELYEKFRRWNGKKVDFAQIHLFDDFATCVITIPKSAPLDHASLLAEIARVYRPMYGQAYQGNVKRFGNSPILTIFTVDYNQLLEGLDLEAKCSQMCSKILKAYDCVISLLKT; encoded by the coding sequence GTGATCAAACTTGGTCCTGAAAGTGTAACACAAATTTTGGCTTCATACTTAGAAAGAATTGAAACTTCGCAACCCTTTGAAATGTTTCAAAAGCACAAAGAAAGATTGGATCAATTTCACAGGCATGCCGTACTTTCAGCTGTTTGGAAAGAGAATCATTTTTCCGTCTTTTCGTTGATTGACATCTACGGTAGAAAAATTTTAGGAATCTCTTTGTCGAATCCTTTTGAGAAAAACCTTTCTTTGTACAGCACATCAAACGTTGATTTCCTGCTTTCTGAAATATTTTCAAAACTTTTCGACCAACAGCCTCAGTTTCAAAAAAGTGCCGTGATCAAACTACCTTTTCAAAGCAAAGCAATTGCCGTTGTCGGAGAAGATGAATTTTTGGAAAAAGAAATCTTCAAGGAAAAGATCCACTCTCTTTCTTTTTTCACCTTTGCCAGCAAAATCAACGAAGAATTGTACGAAAAATTTCGACGTTGGAATGGAAAAAAGGTCGATTTCGCCCAAATCCATCTTTTCGATGACTTTGCCACGTGCGTGATTACAATTCCAAAAAGTGCTCCTTTGGACCACGCTTCTTTGCTGGCTGAAATAGCAAGAGTTTACCGACCGATGTACGGTCAAGCTTATCAAGGAAACGTGAAAAGGTTTGGAAATTCTCCAATTCTAACGATTTTCACGGTTGATTACAACCAACTTCTGGAAGGTTTGGATCTGGAAGCCAAATGCAGTCAAATGTGTTCGAAAATTTTGAAAGCCTACGACTGTGTGATCAGCCTTCTGAAGACTTAA
- a CDS encoding carbohydrate ABC transporter permease: protein MLCSRNTVTKEVRRRRGITPFFVFVFPALLAVGIIIFYPAVYAIAISFTDRHLLYLGFTRFVGVRNYIEMIKDKNFWHSLRLMLGFLGIALPIEIVIGFSVALLFTNNFPLNRIMRSLLMLPVFVLPVLSGLTWRLMLQPRYGVLAEFFRSLSIGPIAWLADPKYAYLAILLQDIWRMWPFVFIIVYAGLTSLPAEFVEASLVDGASFFQRLWYVIIPCMKPVIATAFLLRMIDALRIFSEVYVMTYGGPSNATMLLSLYIHKQAFEFGKISYASTIAVFLLLIALGISYFVVKRMMRGEVS from the coding sequence ATGCTTTGCTCAAGAAATACGGTTACTAAAGAGGTTAGACGAAGAAGGGGGATCACTCCCTTCTTCGTCTTTGTCTTTCCTGCTTTGCTAGCTGTTGGAATCATCATTTTTTATCCTGCCGTTTACGCAATTGCTATTTCTTTCACAGATAGGCATCTGCTTTACCTTGGTTTTACAAGATTTGTTGGGGTTAGGAATTACATCGAAATGATTAAAGATAAAAATTTTTGGCATTCTTTGCGATTGATGTTGGGATTTCTAGGTATAGCTTTGCCAATCGAAATAGTTATCGGCTTTTCTGTTGCATTGTTGTTCACAAATAACTTTCCTTTAAATCGAATCATGAGATCCTTGCTGATGCTGCCTGTATTTGTTTTGCCAGTACTTTCAGGTTTAACCTGGAGGTTAATGCTTCAACCGCGCTATGGAGTGTTGGCTGAATTTTTCAGGTCCCTTTCCATAGGACCAATTGCTTGGCTTGCGGATCCAAAGTACGCATACTTGGCGATTTTACTTCAAGATATCTGGAGAATGTGGCCGTTTGTTTTCATAATCGTGTATGCTGGGCTGACCTCTTTGCCAGCAGAATTCGTTGAAGCATCGCTTGTTGATGGTGCAAGCTTTTTTCAAAGGCTTTGGTATGTGATCATACCATGTATGAAACCAGTTATAGCAACGGCTTTTCTTTTGAGAATGATAGATGCTTTGAGGATATTCTCTGAAGTCTACGTCATGACTTATGGGGGACCGTCGAATGCAACAATGCTGTTGTCCTTGTACATACATAAACAAGCTTTTGAATTTGGAAAAATTTCTTATGCTTCGACAATCGCTGTTTTTCTCTTACTTATAGCTTTGGGAATATCCTATTTTGTTGTTAAAAGAATGATGCGTGGTGAGGTAAGTTGA
- a CDS encoding vWA domain-containing protein: protein MEKAILLLGKRSPFYLYILLNISKVPSTEVRTIELSFSQNRWTLLYNPEWVEKTDVNFVQALILHHLMHLINLHFLIKPKNKREKMIWDLAMDAAINQYIPELAAFGIPLNLLIEEGHGVDNERLFVLPPDWMPDESAEEYYKWIMKKMEELGRFDVTLVAQLREKSTDSHDSLQKIQNIDMVLELTQSDLAKAFNLYGEKLPSGIKRQVELAIFRPVLNWKDMIRRFAGLSEYGERHTTPLKPNRRYENQPGWKISHMAKLAIIVDTSGSIIDEELDQFFSEIESLSKYVDTNLVLVQVDRAVNLEMRYTKGAWRKMEIIGGGETDLQPAVDYLQEKYHPEGLIIFTDGFTDLPVVKRRVLFVLSSYYNEEFAEQARKVYGRSSVVILK from the coding sequence ATAGAGAAGGCCATTTTATTACTTGGGAAAAGATCACCCTTTTACCTTTACATCCTGCTCAACATTTCAAAAGTACCAAGTACCGAAGTTAGAACGATCGAACTGAGTTTTTCCCAAAATCGTTGGACCTTGCTTTACAACCCAGAATGGGTTGAAAAAACTGACGTTAATTTTGTACAGGCTTTGATTTTGCACCATTTGATGCACCTTATAAACCTTCATTTTTTGATAAAGCCCAAAAACAAAAGGGAAAAAATGATCTGGGATCTTGCGATGGATGCGGCTATCAACCAGTACATACCAGAACTTGCAGCCTTTGGTATACCTTTGAACCTTCTGATTGAAGAAGGACACGGTGTCGATAACGAAAGGCTGTTCGTTCTGCCACCCGATTGGATGCCCGATGAGAGCGCCGAAGAATACTACAAATGGATAATGAAGAAAATGGAAGAACTTGGAAGATTCGATGTAACTCTGGTTGCACAGCTTCGTGAAAAGTCAACGGACAGCCACGATTCACTTCAAAAAATTCAAAACATCGATATGGTTTTGGAGCTCACACAAAGCGATCTTGCGAAAGCTTTCAACCTTTACGGTGAAAAGCTGCCAAGTGGAATCAAAAGACAAGTTGAACTTGCCATTTTCAGACCAGTTCTCAATTGGAAGGATATGATCAGAAGATTTGCAGGGCTTTCGGAATACGGTGAAAGACACACAACACCACTTAAACCCAACAGAAGGTATGAAAATCAACCTGGCTGGAAGATATCGCACATGGCAAAACTTGCGATAATCGTCGATACAAGCGGGAGCATAATAGACGAAGAACTCGATCAGTTCTTTTCCGAAATAGAAAGTCTTTCAAAGTACGTGGACACAAACTTGGTACTGGTTCAGGTAGATAGAGCCGTTAACCTTGAGATGAGGTATACAAAAGGAGCTTGGAGAAAGATGGAAATAATCGGTGGAGGCGAAACAGATCTTCAACCAGCCGTTGATTACCTTCAAGAAAAGTACCACCCAGAAGGTTTGATTATCTTCACAGACGGGTTCACCGATCTTCCTGTTGTGAAAAGAAGGGTTCTTTTTGTTTTATCAAGTTATTACAACGAAGAATTCGCAGAACAGGCGCGCAAAGTTTATGGACGATCGAGCGTGGTGATTCTCAAGTGA
- a CDS encoding MFS transporter, which translates to MKESFSDKLSLKTKIFFGAGDIYGGGVFNIVNFFYAIFLTDVVGLDPRCAAPVFLIGKIWDAITDPLMGMISDRTKSKWGRRRPYFLFGFPFVFLSFLLLWIPVGFSSTIGKFLYVLTTYLFLNTVTTMVMVPYQAFAGEITLDYHERTSLNTIRLFFSLASSLFCAVLPMIIVNAAPDIKRGYINMALFFGALFAIPWIGVFAFTKERGFENVPKRFDIKSMFLEPLKVRSFRLLLLVYLGSYLAIDAVSIIFAYFMRWYIGKPQLLPLVLGTLILTEIAFLPVYAVIARKTSKKTAWLLGSLIWTVASILIFTLANPSIPNAMLIALAFVTGAGVSAVAVMPHAMFGDVADVGELAFGERREGSFSGLMTFIRKVASAVTQSLILYILGFAGYNPQFVAQPDRVIFVIRFILCFVPLILLAFSAIAAWKYPVSPTIHAELNRYLERKRIFGEVNVELESRFKKALV; encoded by the coding sequence GTGAAAGAAAGTTTTTCTGACAAGCTTTCTTTGAAGACCAAGATTTTCTTTGGTGCAGGTGACATTTATGGTGGAGGTGTTTTCAACATCGTTAACTTTTTCTACGCCATATTCCTAACCGACGTAGTTGGACTAGATCCAAGATGTGCCGCGCCGGTGTTTTTGATAGGAAAAATATGGGACGCTATAACTGATCCACTAATGGGAATGATAAGCGATCGAACAAAAAGCAAATGGGGTAGAAGAAGACCGTACTTTCTATTTGGGTTTCCATTTGTTTTTTTGTCATTTTTATTGCTTTGGATACCAGTCGGCTTTAGTTCAACAATTGGAAAATTTCTTTACGTTTTGACAACCTATCTGTTTTTAAACACTGTCACCACAATGGTGATGGTACCCTATCAAGCTTTTGCCGGAGAAATAACTTTGGATTACCATGAGAGAACTTCTTTGAACACCATAAGACTTTTCTTCTCTTTAGCTTCTTCGCTCTTCTGTGCGGTTTTACCTATGATAATAGTTAACGCTGCACCAGATATAAAAAGAGGATATATCAACATGGCTTTGTTCTTTGGGGCGCTTTTTGCCATTCCTTGGATCGGCGTCTTTGCGTTTACGAAGGAGAGAGGATTTGAAAATGTACCAAAAAGGTTTGACATTAAATCTATGTTTTTGGAACCTCTCAAAGTAAGATCTTTTAGATTACTACTTTTGGTGTATTTGGGATCTTATCTTGCCATCGATGCTGTGTCGATAATCTTTGCGTATTTCATGAGGTGGTACATAGGCAAACCGCAACTTTTGCCTTTGGTTCTTGGTACGTTGATACTAACTGAAATTGCCTTTCTCCCAGTTTATGCTGTAATTGCTCGAAAAACTAGCAAGAAAACAGCGTGGTTGCTTGGTTCACTCATTTGGACTGTTGCAAGTATTCTTATCTTCACACTTGCAAATCCTTCGATTCCTAATGCTATGCTAATTGCATTGGCTTTTGTGACGGGAGCTGGAGTATCAGCGGTTGCTGTTATGCCTCATGCGATGTTTGGCGATGTTGCAGATGTTGGTGAGCTCGCTTTTGGTGAAAGAAGAGAAGGTTCGTTCAGCGGTTTGATGACTTTCATCAGAAAAGTGGCATCAGCGGTAACGCAATCTTTGATACTTTACATTTTGGGTTTTGCTGGATACAATCCTCAGTTTGTCGCTCAACCTGATCGTGTCATTTTCGTCATAAGGTTTATACTTTGCTTTGTTCCTTTGATTTTGCTCGCATTTTCTGCAATTGCGGCTTGGAAATATCCTGTTAGTCCAACCATACATGCAGAGCTGAACAGGTATCTTGAAAGAAAAAGGATCTTTGGCGAGGTTAACGTAGAACTTGAGAGTAGGTTTAAGAAAGCTTTGGTGTGA
- a CDS encoding GIY-YIG nuclease family protein codes for MSKGTYILVVKLEKDRTIKSKAKSWNLSKGLYAYVGSAMNNLEKRIERHLRKNKKMHWHVDYLLKEAKVLMVIEIPSNERLEEKVARYLEKFFEPVKDFGSTDVKTKGNLFKISSAQELIKVMDDSKLFYSISFTPKLS; via the coding sequence TTGTCAAAGGGAACTTACATATTGGTTGTGAAACTTGAAAAAGATCGAACGATAAAATCAAAAGCGAAATCTTGGAACCTTTCCAAAGGTTTGTACGCTTACGTTGGATCTGCCATGAACAACCTTGAAAAGCGTATAGAAAGACACCTTCGAAAAAACAAGAAGATGCATTGGCACGTGGATTACCTTTTGAAAGAAGCAAAAGTACTCATGGTCATAGAAATACCTTCAAACGAAAGGTTAGAAGAAAAGGTGGCTCGATACCTTGAAAAATTCTTCGAGCCAGTGAAAGACTTTGGATCAACTGATGTCAAAACCAAGGGAAATTTGTTCAAAATTTCAAGCGCACAGGAGTTGATAAAAGTTATGGATGATTCAAAGCTTTTTTATAGTATTTCTTTCACACCAAAGCTTTCTTAA
- a CDS encoding D-alanine--D-alanine ligase, which translates to MKIAVLMGGISRERPISLKSGENVVKALKKLGHEVAPIDVNGEFLNIAPTLKQFDLVFNALHGQFGEDGTVQAILDWLGVKYTGSKVVASAICFDKVLTYRMLTGVVRYPDYILVDKPTKESPFGFPCVIKPRREGSSIGVHICDDPDELYRNLQEELSVYGEMILQRYIKGRELTVSILEMNKELKVLPILELRPKRRFYDYVAKYTPNMTEFVLPAPLSEEEFKEVSESAIKAFKTCQCEGFGRVDGILSEGKFYVLEINTIPGLTDLSDLPASARAAGMSFEELIDAIIKTVVS; encoded by the coding sequence TTGAAAATAGCTGTTCTCATGGGTGGTATTTCCAGGGAAAGACCCATATCACTCAAAAGCGGGGAAAATGTTGTCAAAGCTTTGAAGAAACTTGGCCATGAAGTTGCACCGATAGATGTCAACGGTGAGTTTTTAAACATAGCTCCAACTTTGAAGCAGTTTGATTTGGTTTTCAACGCTTTACATGGTCAATTTGGTGAGGATGGCACAGTTCAGGCAATTTTGGATTGGCTTGGTGTTAAGTACACAGGATCAAAAGTCGTCGCCAGTGCAATTTGTTTTGACAAGGTCTTGACCTACAGGATGTTGACTGGTGTTGTTAGATATCCTGATTACATTCTCGTTGATAAACCGACCAAGGAATCTCCTTTTGGATTTCCATGTGTCATAAAACCACGTCGAGAAGGTTCAAGCATAGGAGTACACATCTGCGACGACCCTGATGAACTTTACAGAAACTTGCAGGAAGAACTCAGTGTTTACGGCGAGATGATTTTGCAAAGATATATAAAAGGTAGAGAGCTTACCGTTTCAATCTTAGAGATGAACAAAGAACTCAAAGTGCTACCAATATTGGAACTTCGACCAAAAAGGCGTTTTTACGACTACGTGGCTAAGTACACACCGAACATGACAGAGTTTGTGCTTCCTGCACCTTTGAGCGAAGAAGAATTCAAAGAGGTTTCAGAATCAGCGATAAAAGCTTTCAAGACATGTCAGTGTGAAGGATTTGGAAGAGTCGATGGTATTTTGAGCGAAGGAAAGTTTTACGTTCTTGAGATAAACACGATACCGGGTTTGACCGATTTGAGCGATCTTCCAGCCAGCGCAAGGGCAGCTGGAATGAGCTTTGAGGAACTTATCGATGCGATAATCAAGACGGTGGTTTCATGA
- a CDS encoding PASTA domain-containing protein, with amino-acid sequence MAYFLIKPQEVKVPDVKGLSLEEASLIIKKAGLKVGQVQGTGFVDRTYPYAGDVVRKGREITLFLSDPFELAVPNLVGAPKETAEKILLAMGFKVRIVQLPYKGTDGRVLGVYPPPGSKLKEGGEVSLLVDVGEP; translated from the coding sequence TTGGCTTATTTTTTGATTAAACCTCAAGAAGTAAAGGTTCCAGATGTCAAAGGTCTGAGTTTGGAAGAAGCTTCTTTGATCATCAAAAAAGCAGGTTTGAAGGTTGGGCAAGTTCAAGGCACAGGTTTTGTCGATCGCACCTATCCTTACGCTGGTGATGTGGTGAGAAAAGGTCGTGAAATAACTTTGTTTTTAAGTGATCCTTTTGAATTGGCTGTACCAAATTTGGTTGGAGCTCCAAAAGAAACCGCTGAAAAAATACTTCTGGCAATGGGATTTAAAGTTAGGATCGTTCAATTGCCCTACAAGGGAACTGATGGGAGAGTCCTAGGGGTTTATCCACCTCCAGGTAGCAAGTTGAAGGAAGGCGGCGAGGTATCTTTGCTGGTGGATGTTGGGGAACCGTAA
- a CDS encoding AAA family ATPase, with protein sequence MTVNEAKFLSKKIMEAGEVPLLVGHFGVGKTDIARQIAAETGRKLVILILSQMEPGDLIGLPSRQDEKTVFLKPDWWPEDGKTIILLDEINRAHRSIRNAIMQLVIDKRIHNHVLPEGTWIMATMNPPDDEYDQAELITDPAFISRFFILDVTPSPEEWKVWAKENNVIQEICDFIEQFPEFLYTHSSMSLKIELRPSPRSWHKLSNVMKLLTDEEKKKYGYTLAAGILGPEAARAFVEFSGEKTVPTPQKVLIEGLSQALKQNIDEANSLTLRLIDYFSKMDDETVELLKAHLSTVAKNICDLASVLPKDSFYALLRYIVDRSTNGEKYSEFFDALVEKLATFGQIKSILEEM encoded by the coding sequence TTGACAGTTAACGAAGCAAAATTTTTAAGCAAAAAGATCATGGAAGCAGGGGAAGTTCCCCTTTTGGTTGGACACTTTGGGGTTGGGAAAACTGATATAGCAAGACAAATAGCTGCAGAAACCGGTAGAAAGTTGGTGATCTTGATATTGTCACAAATGGAACCAGGTGATTTAATAGGACTTCCTTCAAGGCAAGATGAGAAAACGGTCTTTCTCAAACCCGATTGGTGGCCTGAGGACGGTAAAACGATAATTTTGCTTGATGAAATAAACAGAGCACACAGATCGATAAGAAATGCGATAATGCAGCTTGTCATAGACAAAAGAATTCACAACCACGTTTTACCAGAAGGAACTTGGATAATGGCAACCATGAATCCCCCCGATGACGAATACGACCAAGCCGAGCTGATAACCGACCCAGCCTTCATATCAAGGTTTTTCATACTGGATGTTACTCCATCCCCTGAAGAATGGAAAGTTTGGGCAAAAGAAAACAACGTAATTCAAGAGATTTGTGATTTCATAGAGCAATTTCCAGAATTTTTGTATACCCACTCTTCGATGTCTTTGAAGATAGAACTTAGACCAAGCCCAAGAAGTTGGCACAAACTGAGCAATGTTATGAAACTCTTAACCGATGAAGAGAAAAAGAAATATGGATATACACTTGCCGCTGGAATTTTAGGACCAGAAGCAGCAAGGGCTTTTGTGGAGTTTTCAGGTGAAAAAACCGTTCCAACACCACAGAAAGTTTTGATCGAAGGATTATCGCAGGCTTTGAAACAAAACATTGACGAGGCAAACTCTCTAACTTTGAGGTTGATCGACTATTTCTCGAAGATGGACGATGAAACAGTTGAACTTTTGAAGGCTCATCTTTCAACCGTGGCAAAAAACATCTGTGATCTTGCCAGCGTTCTTCCAAAAGACTCTTTTTACGCACTTTTAAGGTACATCGTGGATAGATCAACGAACGGTGAAAAATACTCTGAATTCTTCGATGCACTTGTCGAAAAACTTGCCACCTTTGGTCAAATAAAATCCATTTTGGAGGAGATGTAA